The Balaenoptera musculus isolate JJ_BM4_2016_0621 chromosome 6, mBalMus1.pri.v3, whole genome shotgun sequence nucleotide sequence taagaaggaaaagaatgtagATGGCTGAAATTACTGAAGTCAGTTAGATTCTGTGTTTCTGCCCAAGTCTCCAGCATGTCTGAACAGAATTTCTGTTTATGTGTATTGGCGCTACGcttttattcttaggtatttacaGCTTTGCTGACACCTGCTTTTGTGTTTTCAACATCTACAAGATGCAGCCAGATAGAAAATTTgggaatgtttttaattttttttaaaagccagatttATTTCCTGGTTTTTGATGGAGAAGGCAAAGGATTATCTTGCCGTCCGTTATCAGGTTAAGAACTGAGTAACTTCCCAAATGAAAGGCTTCTTAGGATAAACCTGCAAGACAAAGCCTAAGGTTTTAGCTGTACATATAAGAAATTTTCACCTCTTTTCCTTTACTTTGACAACCTCTTCCATATCCCAGATCATATATTAATGGAATTGTTAGAAAAacatagaataaaaatgtttcctaaatATATCTGTGGCCTTTTGGCAATGTTTATACATTGTATAGATTGGGTCATTGTAATATCAAGCatccaggggaaaaaagaaaacaaaaattacagatATGTTCTCGCTACAAGTACAAAAAAGCTGGAATCTATAGTATTATTTTAGTCCATTTTGTAAAGGTagttaaaattttgtatttgactctcaaaaaaagaggaaaatccaATGTCTACTTTTACTTagtgaggaaaaatgaaaattcaattatTGACAAAGTGATATAGTTAACACATGCTTACTCAACATTTTTAGTTACGAAGAGACAACTTTTACATGTAATACTGAAATTGTATAGTATTCCAAATgttaacatacttttttttttttaacaagttaaaGCATTCTATAACTTAAAACCACTCTCATAAATTCCCCTATCCTGGAAATAATTCTCTAGTAATAcagataaatgataaatgaacTTGTTTAACTTCTCTTATTAGGCATAATGTCTTCCtatgatacacacatatatgtatatatgctcctataacatttgtgtgtatgtgtgtgtgtgtgtgtatgtatttactaCGGAATTTTCCTAATCtgtcatttcctttatttaattTCCCTCCAGTCTGCAGTTGCTTTTAGTTTATTTATGGTTCTTGTGCTACACTGTaattaaagcaattttttaaaagattctgtcATCTAAATCATGAAACTCTGCCTTTcaggtttcttgttttttctccagcCAGTTCTCAAGGGATACTAGTATAgatgatcatttttttcctgaaaccttTTCTCGTCTTTTATTCTCCCAtgttcaatcttttaaaatttctgcttatTTAGGGGGTAGATATGATTGTCTTCCCCCTTGCAGAAGCTACTTATAAAATTTAGCAAGCTCTCCCTAACTATAACATTTCAATGGGATCTTTAGATATGGCAGAGTAGCAATAACAGAAAGTAGTTACTAATTTAAGGTGTAATCAACACCCTTGGGAGCCAAGAAAAAGGAGTACACTTGACAACACTGTTTCTATCCATTTCCTCAACTCTTCATTAGAGGCAGAATAGAGCAGAGGGACCCACCTCGTTAGAAATGAGATAGTGCgaatgaagaaaatgtaggtTTTTAGTCTCTGGACGAGAAATGCAATTTATTGAGTGACCGCCATGTAGTAGCACCGTGCTGGATGCTTCATACAAATTATGGTTTATTGACGCTTAACCAACCCTAGAGGTAAGAGGATTACCTTCATCCTTTCACAGACTGGGAAATTCAAGATCAGAGACATGAAATAAAAGTTCCTGAATTTTAAATTCAGGTCTGaaacaaatcttttttaaaatccccAACAATAGCcatctattttgtttaatttttatttgactaTACTAAAGGAGTCAACGTAAGTTAGTCATATGTCCAAATTAGGTTGTAAGTCCCATCTGAGCGGAAATGAATTATTTAGGTTTATTAAAgcttcaaaaagtaaaataaatacattaccaAATGGCCTTATCAATATTCAGAGTTAAGTCTACCTCTGCCCAATGGCCAGATCAACCTTTGAGAGTTATACAAAGACTCATTCTTTCCTGAACGTCCCCTGTGAGCCTGAGCAGCTATAAATAAGGCAGCTGTGGCTGGTTTCAGAGTGAGGAAGCACAGAGGAGCCTAGTGGAAACAAAAGACTGGGAAGAGGTTTACTGTATCTCTTGTGTGGGAAGAGAGGTGAGAGCTGCTGTCTGAAGAATAAAGAAAGGGCAAATTTGCTAAGGAGTAAAAGTGGAAGGACATATATACTGTTTGTCATACACTGTTTGCAACACTGATGTGTTAGGAAACCATCCAAACATTGTactgaaacacaaaaatgaaCATCCATGTATGCAAAATGTCATAGAATAgcagtttatttttctaatacacTTTAATTGAACATCTATGtatgcaaaacaaaaattttctgcCTTCAAAGAACTTACAGTAGACTAGCATAAGTTATACATGTATAgaaataattctaataaaatttaaaaactgacatgCCTTATAAGGATGGTATAAACTATGTTGTATAAAATTTCAGAAGAGGGAAAGATACATGGTGAGATCCTTTAAGCTGTTACTCTCTGACATAGACAAGAACAtggaaaaatatgcaaaagacCACACAGGGAATTGTACAAGGAGGTAAATTACATCCAGAGcagagttgaaaaaaattattatacaaaCCACACACAAATATTTGCATTATACTAACAGAGATAATCAAGTTCTAAGGATAATGATTGGTCAGACCCTAATCTACTTTTGCAATGGGTGTTGTAAGTAGGAGGGGAAGTAACTTGTTTTTAAGTTATATATGGGTAACAAAGGTTATACCTTGTTCTTTTTatgtaatattaaataaatgtcatCAGTCCCTGGAGTTAAGCTAAGGAGTGGCCTTTGTCAGCAgagttcaaagaaaaataaaggccaGCTCCAGGAGAGTGAGTTGTAACCAAACAGGGCAAATAAAATTCCCGTCTTGCAGAATTTTCTATTTGCAGATAATGCAGGAACTTTCCAGATTAGAGCAGGTGTTTATTCAcctgtatatttattatattaaagcAAACATGCCCTCTCTGCTGGATGAAGATAGATAATTCGAATCCTATTACCTCTGAGACAATCTCTTCactattttcatgtttctttataTTAACTCTAATCATTGCACACGTTTTctgacagctgatttctcagaagaaaggcACAGTAGGTGCCCATTATGAATGCACTGAATATAGGAACTTTATACCCTAGGGACCTCTATCTATAAAATATCTGTAGTTTTACTgatgaaactaaaaatagtagTGATGTTCTAGGGAGAGAGCTGCTGTGTGATTTGTGCTTTTTCATTAGCATAGCTTGATTCAAAAAAAAGTCTTGTCACTTTATGTGGTTTTGGAGAGGGGCATAAGtttataaaaacatgtttttaaaaattcctgcaGTTTCCAATTGGTTgcatattccaaaaaaaaaattattttaaatctggCAACCAAAGGATGTAATGAAGTATGGTTCATAATAAGTCAGGGATAACCACCAAAGTCTGCATATAAAATGCACGGTTTTCTTACCggctgaagaaaattaaagtgatCCAATGGAATTTAAgacaagaatggaaaaagaacataaacagaaagaaaatttagtGAACATAAAGTATGAACTAAAGTGGAAGGAATAAGTCCTAAcagaagagtaaaaataaatatgagtgGCTTAAATTCACTAATATAAAAAGCATTTGTTTCGAGAtgtgatttgaaaaataagatctCACATTATACTGTTAGCAAGAGACAAAATTCACATAAAAGgttactttcattttcaaaataaagaaatagaaaaagatatgcCTAGGTAAATgtgaatcaaaagaaaacatagggtaccaatattatttctggaaatataaaacaaatcaaaaatcaCAGGTTGCAAATGGGGctacaactttaaaaaatcaaagatcaGTAAATTATAATCACCAGCCATTATGTAGAATTCACACTGACGGAATGACTGAAAGAGGTAGGCAAGTTCACATTTGTCATTTGAGATATGACTACATGCTATTCAGAAACGGACAGATCAAGGAGATAGAAGTAAGCAAAGGAATAGCTGACAGCCAaaccaaatagaaatattttaagaaaagaaaattataagctcTTATCATTTATAACAGAGagacacaaatataaaattaaattaggtaTTAACTAAGCAAATTCAATAGTATCTTAGACATGGATATACCATGATAAAGTAAGATTTAGCCAAGAGATGTAAGTATGGTTCACAGtatgaaaatgtttcattttatttcactacATTATTAGCCTACAGTAGAAGAAAATCATAGAATTATCTCAACTCAGGAACAGCAGTTGTCATgtctctaaacacacacacacacacacacacacacacacacaccagaaagaCTTTGAGGGACACTTGACAAATaggttttaaagttattttgaacTATAATGATATCCAGGAGCACTTGAGACAAATTTTAGATAGAACTGGAAGGAGAGTGTTTGTACTTTAAAATAGTACCTTTTGTTCTGGGTCAAAGGATTTTAGGCATCTGTCAAGCTTGTACCTTATCAAAGTGGTACTCACAGATACAGCTTTCTTGTGAGTTAGGGTAATTCTCATTACTCCTATCAAGTTATTACAGTTAATGTCATTACTCATGAGAATGTCAATTCaagtcaaacatttattgaataagcaCTATCTTCAagatactgtgttgattactgagaggagaacaaagaaaaacgtCACATGGTTCCTGTTTTTAAGGAGTTGGATGTGGTGAAGTAGGGACCACTCCCTGtgcatttatacacacacagctGCCCCTCTGTACTTTACATGTGCCTCCTTTGCAAGACTAGTAAGAAAGACCTTACCAAAAACAGGGTGACCCCATGCCCCGCCCAGCTCTGACATTTGGCTTTAGCTAAAGTTTGTTACTAAACCCCAATATCTTATGTCAAGTCTgtttataaaataagataatcAGCAAGCTTATGATACAAcgaataaaacaaattttatttccttattctaCATATTTACAATTCAAGGAAGAGCTAAATAATCACAAACATTGTGGGAATTACACACATGCATGCCcatacacacgcatgcacacacacaccagccttCAGGATAAATATCTTAATAATTACAGAGTCCAACGGTCACTTTAGCCTTGTTTTCTGTTATAGTCCTggaattaagatttattttttaagtacataAGTTAATCCAGgggttggaaatttttttttctctgaagagtCAGATGGTAAACATTTCAGGCATTGCACATCATAGGGCCTCTGTCACAATTATTCGATTCTACCACGGTAGCATGAAAGTAGCCAGAGacaacatgtaaataaatgactttggctgtgttccaatgaaactttatagacactgaaatttgaattttgtatattcatatatttcttttttttcttctttttcttattttttcaactGTTAAAACATGTAAAGCCCATTTTTAGCTTGCAGGtcacaaaaacaggtggcaggctcATTTGGCCtgagggccatagtttgccaactcctaaGTTATACGGTAAACGatgtttttttctcatatttccttttaatactttaagacagatttattttcataattgaaAACCTCAAATGTTTTCCTATTTGTAAAAGGAAAtgcttttttccccagctttttaTAACTTCCCTTTTTCTACATTGTAGGTCATTGTATTGTTTCCATGAAAAAaacccttttttccttttaaaacattttattaagtaATTGTAGACCATGAACATGGCTAAGACAGCTTACCAAATTAATTTGCAGagttttttcccagtttttctcaTTATTCACTCCAGCATTATTCAccaaaatgtccagttttccaaagtggtctaCAACTTTCCTAAAagtatctaattaaaaaaaaaagaaaaaagacatcatAGATAACGTTCTTATTTTGCACAGACACATTTATCACAGTCTATGCCCTGAAATGAGGTTTTAATTCATCCACGCTTCTCGTGAAAGTTCTACTCTTAGACTGTGACTTCCTGCCTTGCTTCTCAAGTGCGGTTTGTGAGCCAGCAGCAGCAATCAGTATTACCTGGGAAcctgctagaaatgcagaatctgtgGCCACCACAGACCTATGGAACCATGGAATCAGAATCTTAACCTTAATAAGATCCGCAGACgatttgtatgcacattaaagttcTGTAAGCAGTAACTCAGTGGTGTAAATTCTAGAGAACCGAGCATCCTATGCTAAGAGCTCTTAGAAGTCAGTCTGGGCAACCAGCATCTCTGTCCCTAAGAAGTTACTGAAGCTCTGTGGCTCAGACTATGACAAGCATCCCTTTCAAAATAAgccatattttcttcataaagtgTTATATTAAACAGTTATGTATCAAGATCCATTATGATCATTTCAGTGCATTTGGATATCCTAGCAAGTCTATTTTTCATTCAGttgattttatttgattattgTAACTTCAAtgtttgccttttcttcttctattttgaCAGCTTTGTATTGCAAGTTTGTATAACAACTATGTTCAACTAAGGTCAAGTCTGCATAGATTCTGAGGTTTGAAGGTCCCTCATTGCGTTGTCCAACCACACTTCCAGTCCTTGCAAACCCTCCTTGACCAGTTAAAATTAGGCTTTACCCCTTGGTATTGAGAAACATTATTTCTCAAAGTAGCCTTTTACATAGTTTTATTGTTTCCCTGGGCCTTTTACCACTGGTTCTAGTTCTGTTACTTGAAACCGTAGATAACAATTGTGGTTATTCTTCCAAATGATAGAAATGTGTTCTCGGGTCTTGGGTCCAACATATGAGTTCCTTGGAAAAAAATAGATCCTCACAAACTTTATAttgattgaaataaaattaaagaattattaacaaCCACCAGACATATTGAAGACGGCATGGACTCATTTGCCAAATGGATAAATTACTATGCAAGTTAACTGCCAAAAATATTGCCAAGACTTTCTAATATGTACCCTTTACAGTACCTTTTACTGTACTGGaatggaaaacaacaaaatatataaaaactattcactttttcaaagaatctttaaaatgctTCTTAAGATCTCAAATTGATTCCAGAAAAGGTCCTCCAGTAGAAAAGATCTAAGGAATactattattgttaatttttgcaTTTCATCTTAAATATATTCTACTCTTCAGAACTCCACATCCACCTTACAGGAAATTAGGTTGTCAAATGTGGACGTCTAATtgcttctttacttttctttcctctttcggTGTCCACTGTATTCCTTATACTCTGCCCTTACCGATGTATAACACACCAAATTATACATCGGTGTATTCCTCTTTATAACACACCACTGAATTTTGGGCTCAAGCAACTTACAATCTATTGATAACTCTTGCTGACATTTATATGCTGTGGTACTCTTTGTAATTTGCCTAAACTCTTCAGGTTGCATTTTTCATCTGTAAGTCATCTCCAAGAACTTTTTCACCTctgtatttttatgatttcagtgAAGTCTCTTTGGCCACATGTCTAAGCAGTTTTAAAAGTTGTAGGCAGCATTAAATCCTGACACTGGAAGAGCCAGTGCCATGTTTTCCTAAAATGCAAGTAAACGCTGATGTCCAGACGACATGTGGATTTCTCACGACCAACATGCCTTCTGCTGGTCACTCATTATGTGTCTGGTTTCCTCCTTCACAATCACTTATCCTTAAGGAATGTGTTTACAGTCAAGGTACTAATTTTAAATACTGGGAAGCAAAACAATTAAGGTTAAATGTCACATGTGAAACTACATAAATTCAGACAGAAATAGCTTTCAGATGATCTATAGGGAATCTGTCCCCTGTTCCATCAGCACGGCTGTTGGGATTTGACATGACTTTATCCCTGATGAAAACTATCCCGTGCAATCAGCAAAACTTTATCCTCCAGCAACTAGCACTATGTTTACAGGTCTCTTCTTCTCATGCTTGTAATCCACGTTACAGGTCTTTGtaacattttcagattttaattatataatttcctttaaaacaatTTCCCTGAACAGCAGTTGGTTTCCTTCTAACATATAGCTCCATTTTCACTCTCTCACGGAACAGCCCAACATTTTCGAAAAAACACACATCCATGTTAAGAACAGAAGTACCAGAGTGACTTTTATGAAGATATTTTTGGTCCCTTGACTAAAGATGTGTCTAATAATTTACTTAAGTCTTTCAAAAAAACTTtgtgaaatacaaatattttattttcccatttttccccagaaaaatatgtatgtttttcaTACAGATCTATTGGGTTTCTATATGACCAAATCTGTTCATTGTCTACACCAATACGGTCCCTGATATTTCACAACTAGATTGGTCTATTTTAAGTGAGTAGACGGAAACAGGAAAGCATTGAGGAAAGTCTGGTAGAAACTTTTCTTCTCCAATTCTAAGACTACAGTAcagctattattgtttttaaagtatcatttcatAGGGGAAACACCAGAGAGAGCATGTGGTTAAAAGCATCCAGCACTTCTGTGATGACAACCCTTGACCTTTCATTCTAGTGTGTTCCAAAGAGAAACACTGCCACATTTGATTGTCATTGGACTCTGTGTCTTCCAGCTTTCTGGGAGAAGTTGTTTGCCATACTCGCCTAGCCTACTTTGTCTTTCCCAGTTCCATCTGCAAGTTCAATCATTTAATAATTACTGTAGCAGCACCGTCTTGGAATACACCAAGGAATCTTGATTACATTACGTGCGGccaaatgactaaaataaaaggATTTCTCAAGCATGCTTGGCTTGTCTTCCCCCTTAGCTTTTAGGGCTACTGGGACGTCAGAGGAAACATAACAGTCCCAGCTATCTCTTGCAGCTCAGAGGTAGCTGCTCTCCAGGAGATAGCCGGCCGCCCGCCCCGGGCTGGATCTCTGGCCGGGGGTGGCCTTCAGGTTGCTGCTTGCTCAAGGCACGCTCCGCGTGGATGGATGGATTCCCCGCCCTTACCTCTTAGTTGTTCCTGATCGGCCACATCGCACTGGATGAAGAGAGTCTTCTGAGGTTCAAACTGCTCATCCAGGGCAGCTTTACACTTTAAACCTGCTTCACGATTCCAATCGACCAGCGCTACCTACAGAACAAGAGGAGAGGAATCGAGATGATCCCGCGCGGCTCTTGAAATAGACCAACAATAAAGAGACCACAGGACGCTCCTCTTTTGGACCGGAGATGGG carries:
- the HPGD gene encoding 15-hydroxyprostaglandin dehydrogenase [NAD(+)] isoform X2; this translates as MHVNGKVALVTGAAQGIGRASAEALLLKGAKVALVDWNREAGLKCKAALDEQFEPQKTLFIQCDVADQEQLRDTFRKVVDHFGKLDILVNNAGVNNEKNWEKTLQINLVSVISGTYLGLDYMSKQNGGEGGIIINMSSLAAALFKAAN